From Kwoniella dendrophila CBS 6074 chromosome 11, complete sequence, a single genomic window includes:
- a CDS encoding GTP-binding protein LepA: MSSAIRASRPCAACVRRMRALNHIPSSGPFARSMSLSTSNIGSASTSRVGSPEVQSRSFTSTRYAGARATELTTKKRSLELRDFPPERIRNLSIIAHIDHGKSTLADRLLQMTGTVPPSANAQFLDKLKVERERGITVKAQTVSIIHKHTDGHKYLINLIDTPGHVDFSYEVSRSLGACEGGLLLVDCSQGIQAQTLSVFHHALEAKLKLLPVINKVDLPHASPEETSEEIESSLGLPLRDHMRISAKSGLGVNQVLENIIDNLPPPKKWIGDDDGKLRGLIFDTFYDQFRGVVSLVRIFSGTLKKGDKVRFLQAGKRYEVLEVGINNPEEVVVDQLTDGQVGYVVCNMKNSEEAFIGDTICLADKPVEPLPGFQPMKAMVYAGVFPVDSSDFPKLEESIERLTLNDRSVSVQRESSAALSQGFRLGFLGTLHMDVFKQRLEDEYSSEVIVTAPTVPYKVVYLNGTEEFVSNPVDFPEVTDSKLRVRHIEEPMINATIFVPNEYIGEMMDLCARYRGVQQEYRILENSDRAILRYSLPLAEIVTDFFSELKSSSSGFASFDYEEAGYQQSNLVKLNILINTKPVDALAMIVHKFAAQTVGKAWVKKLKEVVPRQQFELSLQAAVGAKVIARENVSAFRKDVTAGLYGGHYDRKLKHLNKQKEGKKRLKRLAGNIEIPQTAFFQVLSSRPRSMHTSARSSSLSSHHQPHTPILPPNLSPSNASSTSFSSSSKA; this comes from the exons ATGAGCTCAGCGATCAGAGCAAGTAGGCCTTGTGCCGCCTGTGTTAGAAGGATGCGGGCGTTAAATCATATACCGTCTAGTGGACCATTTGCAAGATCGATgtcattatcaacttcaaatatAGGTTCCGCTAGTACTTCTCGAGTTGGGTCTCCAGAAGTACAGTCTCGAAGTTTCACATCAACACGTTATGCTGGAGCACGAGCAACGGAATTGACTACAAAGAAGAGATCACTGGAATTGAGAGATTTTCCCCCAGAACGTATACG AAATCTATCCATTATCGCTCATATAGATCATGGGAAATCAACTCTAGCAGATCGTTTATTACAA ATGACTGGAACTGTACCGCCTTCAGCAAATGCACAATTTCTTGATAAACTGAAagtagaaagagaaagaggaataACGGTAAAAGCTCAAACGGTATCAATAATACATAAACATACAGATGGTCATaaatatttgataaatctgattgaTACGCCTGGTCATGTAGATTTCAGTTATGAAGTATCAAGAAGTTTAGGTGCAtgtgaaggtggattattaTTAGTTGATTGTTCAC AGGGCATACAAGCACAAACTTTATCAGTTTTCCATCATGCATTAGAAgcaaaattgaaattattaCCTGTAAtcaataaagttgatttaccacatgcatcacctgaagaaactTCAGAAGAGATTGAATCCTCATTAGGATTACCTTTAAGAGATCATATGCGTATAAGTGCAAAaagtggtttaggtgtaaatcAAGTTTTAGAAAATAtaatagataatttacctccacctaaaAAATGGATcggagatgatgatgggaaaTTAAGAGGTCTGATATTTGATACTTT TTATGATCAATTTCGTGGGGTAGTTTCATTAGTTCGTATATTTTCAGGTACATTGAAgaaaggtgataaagttCGATTTCTTCAAGCTGGGAAAAGGTATGAAGTCTTGGAAGTTGGTATAAATAATCCCGAGGAAGTTGTGGTTGATCAATTGACTGATGGTCAAGTAGG GTATGTTGTATGCAATATGAAGAATTCAGAGGAAG CTTTCATTGGAGACACAATATGTCTGGCAGATAAACCAGTTGAACCGTTACCTGGATTTCAACCTATGAAAGCGATG GTTTATGCTGGTGTTTTTCCTGTCGACAGTTCTGATTTTccaaaattagaagaatctATCGAAAGG TTAACCTTGAATGACAGAAGTG TGTCTGTACAGCGAGAATCTTCTGCAGCTCTTAGTCAAGGTTTCCGATTAGGGTTCTTAGGTACTTTACATATGGATGTTTT CAAACAACGTCTGGAAGACGAGTATTCATCCGAAGTCATTGTGACTGCACCTACGGTACCTTACAAGG TGGTTTACCTCAATGGTACTGAGGAATTTGTGTCAAATCCTGTTGATTTTCCTGAAGTTACCGACTCCAAATTGCGAGTGAGGCATATCGAAGAGCCCATGA TCAATGCTACTATTTTCGTACCTAATG AGTATATTGGGGAAATGATGGACCTATGTGCGCGTTACAGAGGTGTACAACAAGAATACAGAATTCTGGAAAATTCCGATAGAGCTATTCTAAGATATTCTTTGCCATTGGCAGAAATCGTAACGGATTTCTTCTCAGAGTTGAAAAGTTCCAGTTCAGGTTTTGCGAGTTTTGATTATGAGGAAGCAGGttatcaacaatcaaatctagtgaaa CtgaatatcttgatcaacacTAAACCAGTTGATGCTTTAGCAATGATTGTGCATAAATTTGCTGCTCAAACAGTCGGTAAAGCATGGGTAAAGAAGCTCA AGGAAGTTGTTCCTAGACAACAGTTTGAGTTGTCTCTACAAGCTGCTGTTGGAGCTAAAGTGATAGCTAGAGAGAATGTCTCTGCATTCCGGAAAGATGTCACTGCAGGTTTATATGGAG GTCATTACGATCGTAAACTTAAACATCTCAACAAAcagaaagaaggaaaaaagagACTGAAGAGATTGGCTGGGAACATTGAAATACCTCAAACGGCATTCTTCCAGGTACTCTCTTCCCGACCAAGATCAATGCATACTTCGGCTAGATCCTCCTCGttatcatcacatcatcaacCACACACGCCTATTTTACCTCCCAACCTCAGCCCGAGCAATGCATCATCcacatcattctcatcatcatctaaagcCTGA